GCCCCATGTTCTGTGGGCGCAGGTTCATGTTTTTCCTGGCATCTACCACAGCGGCTCTGTTTACCTGCCCAATTAGTCTGAACAAACTGCCCTTTGTCAGCCATCCTGTCCTTGTGTCACCCCGCTGCGCCTGCAGCCCCCCATACACTTCAGGTGGCCCCCTAAGACCCTTGCCTCTCTACACGCAGAGTCAGGGGCCGTGTAAACCACCTGCCAGCCCCTCAGCACAGGAAACACGTTTATTTGCCAGACCCATAGAAAACAAGCCGCGGCAAAAAGCGAACACCCCCCCTACGTCCCACCCCCTCAATCCAAACCATCGCCCTCAGCGGTGcagattatttaaccctttccaggtgCATaagctgtttgctgcagattaaaGCTGCGGGTATCTAGAATGCGTACTGCGACACGTACAGCGTAACCGTAAATATGTGTTTCCCCAGCAGCCCCTGCGGCGACATCTCCGCCATCTCCACGTCCACTTGGAGCTCGGCCGGGCCACTCAGGGACTTGGTGAGAAGCAGTTCGCCGCGGTGTCTTCCGGCTTGACGGACTTCCAGACCGCGATGACCTTTGCCTCTTAGGGTAAAGCGCTGGCTGTCTCCCACGGAACGCGGAGCGGTCATGGTGAACAGGACCCTGGGGACCGGCAGCTGCGACTGCAGAGGGATGTAGTGGAAGGAGATGGAGTGGGGGGCGTCCAGGCAGCTGCTGCTCCCTAAGGGGCACGGCGTCCGCTCACACTGGCTGTATAGAGGCAAGAGGGAGAAGCGGCATTCAGATCGGACACGCGTAATAATAGCTGCTCCGAGATCCTGCTACTGGATACCCCTCCATATCATTCATTATATGGGACCCCCGCCCCCACAGCagagctatagggggtgcagaccCAACAACTGAAGGACGCCTAGGGCACCCTGCCACATAACTATGAGTCCTTACAGAGGCGGAGCAGAAATGTGATGACATCATCTTACAACTGTATGATGCAATAAGCACTCCATTCTGTAGATCCtgaacagtgatgtcatcacatacACAGGTGACATCATAGGCGGTTCTCCTCCGCTCATACTCACTGGGTGGAGATCTTGACGTACGTCACGTTCATCTTGGGTTTGGGACACTCCGGCCGGACGCAGGTGACCCCTCCGTATAGATTCACACATTGTTCCCCTCCAGGACAAGCCGACTGATTGGCGACACATTCATCTACGTCTGAAGGAGAGAAGAATCCGGTGATGGAACCGCGTACAGGTCGCGAACAATATACTTCATATCGACCGTCTTACCCTTACAACTATTCGGCTGTGCGTCAAGGAGATACCCCCGTGGACACACACAGTGGTATGACCCAGGTGTGTTCACACATTCGTGTACGCAGATCTGTGATCCGGCTTGTCCTTGGTACAAACCACATTCATCTATATCTGGGGGCGAGAGAAGACGAGATATAAGGGCGAGGAGTCCACAACAGCGATTGGTGCTGCAACTGTCTACACTGGacacaactgtaacaaacccacCGCTGTGAGAAGCGTTAGGCAAAGACAGGTTTTCCGTCTGAATGTAAATAATGTTTCTATTCACTGGCAGCCagcagaggtcttgaaaatggtgagacaCAAAGGGGAAACTATGAAGACCAGAACTTCAGACGCCGGTCTTAATAATATTTCCGCCAGTGCACAATGCGACTAATCAGCGAAGAGACGCGCGGCTCTTCCTGACACATCACAACAGATTTGTGTGCCTGCTCAGAAATGTGCGCCAAATCCGATCTAGTCTAATTTATGCTAGTTTCTAGGGGGAAAAGGCTagcggccacgccccctttttttaaaaaattggcgGATGGCGGAATAGACAGCAAAAAGTttcacatttttgtgcaagtttctacttgcagaaaaaattgcaactttttacacCTAAAACTGCCCTAAAATATTTTGTTAATGTCCCtgcggccgctttcacacggctgaggaAGTCGCCAGAGATTTGTGCGCAATGGAAAGAGCGCAAGCGTGATAGAGGACTGACGCCGCTCACTTCATCGCTGCCGTGGGCGTTAGTGTCGCACTTGTGCTCGGAGGATGCGTGGAGCTGAATGGCGCTGATTACCCTGACAGAGGCCTCCGCTATGGATGACGTATCCGGCGTCGCAGGTGCAGCGCTGAACTCCCCGGGAGGTGGAACAATCTGCGGGACGCAGCGACGAGGTGTTGGTCACAGATGGCAGCTCTGCAACAGAGAAAGCACAGCTCTATATATGGCTCGGAGATGACGTCATCACTTGTATAATAAGCTAGCTCCGCCCGCCGTGATGTCATCACTGTGATGTTCTCATCCTGTATCTTTCATACCTTGATGATGCTCTGTTGTATTGTATAGGCCCTAATCTTCTTATCCAGACTGATGGTCAGCTCCTCTTCTCACCCGCTCACACTTGGCAAGGACAGAACTCATCAGTTCCTCATCCTCTTACACTGACTCCGGTATCACACCCAAGCACTGACTGTACTCTCATCCTTCCTGTATCCACATATCATGTGTGCCCTCAGCATATCCCACCTGGATTACTGCAGCCCCCATCAAGCAGAGTAGTGTCTACATCTCAGTTCTGCTGCTGCGCTcattcacctcctctcctcctctcttttGTAGCTCCTTCCACAGGACATcctttcctctcccttctcctctcttcctTCAGCTCTCTTCTCTTCCACTCTCTCCTCCCATTCTCCTCTCTTCCTTCAGCTCTTTTCTCCTACatcctctcctctcccttctccttctcctctcttacttcagctctcttctcctccatcctctcatctcccttccccttctcctctcTTCTTTCAGCTCTCTTCTCCTCCATCCTCTCATCTCCCTTCTCCTTTCTTCCTTCAGCTCTCTTCCCCTCCATCCTCtcatctcccttctcctctcttcctTCAGCTCTTTTCCTCCAccctttcctctcccttctcctccatcctctcctctcccttctcctcttttCCTTCAGCTCTCTTCTCCTCAaccctctcctctcccttctcttttcctTCAGCTCTCTTCTCCatcctctcctctccctctcctcttTTCCTTCAGCTCTCTTCTCCTCCatcctctcctctcccttctcttttccttcagctctcttctcctccatcctctcctctccctctcctcttTTCCTTCAGCTCTCTTCTCCTCCATcctttcctctcccttctccttctctcttccttcagctctcttctcctccatcctttcctctcccttctccttctcctctcttccttcagctctcttctcctccatcctttcctctcccttctcctcctcttttccttcagctctcttctcctccatcctttcctctcccttctccttctctcttccttcagctctcttctcctccatcctttcctctcccttctccttctcctctcttccttcagctctcttctcctccatcctttcctctcccttctcctcctctcttccctcagctctcttctcctccatcctttcctctcccttctccttctcctGTCTTTCTTCAGCTCTCTTCTCCTCCatcctctcctctcccttctccttctctcttccttcagCTCTCTTCTCCTCCAACCTTTGCTCTCCCgtctccttctcctctcttcctTCAGCTCTCTTCTCCTTCAACCTTTGCTCTCCCGTCTCCTTCTCCTGTCTTCCTTCAGCTCTCTTCTCCTCCATCCTTTGCtctcccttctccttctcctctcttccttcagctctcttctcctccatcctttgctctcccttctccttctcctctcttccttcagctctcttctcctccatcctttgctctcccttctcctctcttccctcagctctcttctcctccatcctttcctcttccttctcctcctctcttccCTCAGCTCTCTTATCCTCCGTCCTTTCCTCTCCTTTCTCCTCCTCTCTTCCCTCAGCCCTCTTCTCCTCCGTcctttcctctcccttctccttctcctctcttccctcagctctcttctcctccgtcctttcctcttccttcttcttctcctctcttccctcagctctcttctcctccgtcttttcctctcccttctccttctcctctcttccctcagctctcttctcctccgtcctttcctcttccttcttcttctcctctcttccctcagctctcttctcctccgtcttttcctctcccttctccttctcctctcttccctcagctctcttctcctccgtcctttcctctcccttctccttctcctctcttccctcagctctcttctcctccgtcctttcctctcccttctccttctcctctcttccCTCAGCTCTCTTCTCCACCGTCCTTTCCTCACCCTTCTCCTCTCTTCCTTCAGCTCTCTTCTCCACCGTCCTTTCCTCACCCTTCTCCTCTCTTCCTTCAGCTCTCTTCTCCTCCGTCCTTTCCTCACCCTTCTCCTCTCTTCCTTCAGCTCTCTTCTCCTCCGTCCTTTCCTcacccttctccttctcctctcttcctTCAGCTCTCTTCTCCTCCATCCTTTCCTCACCCTTCTCCTCTCTTCCCTCAGCTCTCTTCTCCACCGTCCTTTCCTCACCCTTCTCCTCTCTTCCTTCAGCTCTCTTCTCCACCGTCCTTTCCTCACCCTTCTCCTCTCTTCCTTCAGCTCTCTTCTCCTCCGTCCTTTCCTCACCCTTCTCCTCTCTTCCTTCAGCTCTCTTCTCCTCCGTCCTTTCCTCACCCTTCTCCTCTCTTCCTTCAGCTCTCTTCTCCTCCGTCCTTTCCTCACCCTTCTCCTCTCTTCCTTCAGCTCTCTTCTCCTCCGTCCTTTCCTCACCCTTCTCCTCTCTTCCTTCAGCTCTCTTCTCCTCCGTCCTTTCCTCACCCTTCTCCTCTCTTCCTTCAGCTCTCTTCTCCTCCGTCCTTTCCTcacccttctccttctcctctcttcctTCAGCCCTCTTCTCCTCCATCCTTTACTCACCCTTCTCCTCTCTTCCTTTAGCTCTCCTCTCCCTTTTCCTTCTCCTCTCTTCCTTCagctctcctctcctcctctcccttctcctctcttc
The Eleutherodactylus coqui strain aEleCoq1 chromosome 11, aEleCoq1.hap1, whole genome shotgun sequence genome window above contains:
- the LOC136582719 gene encoding fibulin-7-like is translated as MRTVHLQSRRRVPDRTDTMLKTLILLSISLQLLSDCEGQACPEQREVVRVLRQVQKLLTDHEASYLRGVKTLSRRLNQLRGQLQRQEDKDSCPQLKPLRHGRILGKKLKVGHEVHFQCDSGYQLTGSESRTCMDNQTWSGQPAICSELPSVTNTSSLRPADCSTSRGVQRCTCDAGYVIHSGGLCQDIDECGLYQGQAGSQICVHECVNTPGSYHCVCPRGYLLDAQPNSCKDVDECVANQSACPGGEQCVNLYGGVTCVRPECPKPKMNVTYVKISTHQCERTPCPLGSSSCLDAPHSISFHYIPLQSQLPVPRVLFTMTAPRSVGDSQRFTLRGKGHRGLEVRQAGRHRGELLLTKSLSGPAELQVDVEMAEMSPQGLLGKHIFTVTLYVSQYAF